The Ptychodera flava strain L36383 chromosome 14, AS_Pfla_20210202, whole genome shotgun sequence genome segment taaatttttccaAATTGTTGATCTGGCAATGTAGGAAGCTCAGTTTTACATGcaccagtgttctccccagcgGACAAATAGCGTGGCGGTGCCGCCACGCTTACGGCCACACCCGCCACGCTTTTATCAAGGCCGCCACGCTTACCACTTGGCCCGCCAGTCTGTGATCACGGCCCTGTTCTTTGTaaaatcttttcattttcaccgaCATTCGTTGTTTGAACGTCCTGTTCATTGTCCTCTTTTTTGTTTACGTTCTATAGGCCCTAATTATCACGTTTACACCTCGTTTTGTCAAGTTCAATTTCAAAGAATCTTAATTTTGAAGGTGTTATAAACGCAATTTGATGTTGTAAACTGTTTACTGACGTAAATAAAAGACGTTCAATTAAAAGATGTTGTCACCGCGGCCAGCGGCAACGCTGATTACTTGGCCTGGGGGGTGACAAGGATGGCGGTAAGGGTACGGATAAAGTACTTCAAAGACTTTTGCCGTGAACATGTCAGCAACACAATCGCTCTGAGCTATTAAAAAGCTAGAAAAAATCAGGAACTCGTCACTTGCTCAGCGAAAATCGTTAATGCAACATGTCTCAGCGCAAGTTTATGGACTCCTGGCTCTGCCGTTCGACCAACCCATCTCCGAGCAGCCCTACGGCAACGTGTTCTCCGACCCCCACAACTGATATGTGTTCACCGATCTTGTCATCGCTGACGCCTGCTATGAAATCAACAAAGAGAAAGGCCGTGAACTCACCATCATCACAGAACAAGAGAAGAGTAACTGGTGTTGACCCGacatggaaaaaattatttccatGGTTGATTGTAACTCCAGATGAAAAAGGTAGGTGAAATAAATACAGTCGCCCGTTTTCGTTTACTGTACAGGCCTGTGCTACGTCCGCGGTCCGTATAAAATTTAAATACGTAAACATATAGTTTTTGTGTTCGGCATGCGGCCGATTACCCGCAAATTTCACTCCCCGTTCACCAGTTTGAGGGCAAAACTTAACTCTAATGATTAAAAAATAAGAGATCGCCCCCTATTTAAGTGTACGAAAACGCGATTTCACTTACTTCCAAATGCAATCGTAGCACGTGTTCAATGGGGGCCATTTCTTGTTATTGTTTACTATCCGTCAATCATGTGATATCGTTCGAGATGTGTTTTGAGTTTTATTCATTCTTCCTGTCATGGGACTAGTTGTCTTGAGATTTTTTTCGTGATTTTAATAACTAAATGTCAGATCGGTTCGATAAATGTCTTTCGTCAAAACCTTGTGTCGTGTATTGTCAAAATTGATCGGTGTGTTTCGAGGGCGCTCGTGCCGATCCAAGCACTGTATGACTGGAGGAGAGTACTGGAGAGTACTAACTAACAGTTCAAAGTGAGAACGCAGAGATCGTTTGGTTCGGCGTGGTTTCTGATATCTCTCATCCTTTCAGGGGAACAAATGTAGGTCTCCTATTCTAGAAAGttatttttaagtttcaaatgccACCGTAACTTGTGAGTGTTGATAATTGCTATGTCTCTCTAGAATCTATCGTGCAgggcggcggccattttgtttcgtgTCTTTTTACGTTTATGGCTGTAGGGCttcaataacaattttcacTGGAACGAACGGCTACAACGTTTTGTAAATCATCGTTGCATTCCTTCGTTTTACGTTTTATGGCAAATATTGCCACACTATCAACCGAAATAACAACTACAAAATTATATTCGCGGTGTCATTTTTTTGTGGCTGGTAAGATTACATTAACTTTCGTGTCACAACCAGACCATAGGAGGCAAAAACTCGGGGTAAAATCGAAGTGTCCCAGATACTTTTGTTATGGTACAAAGTGACCTTTTCGTCTTTCTTTTAGGAATGCTATGCAGGGCATGTCAGAAGTTCAACATGAAGGCCTGAAATGGTTCTGGTGTGTGGAGTGTTATTCTGCCTGTCCAATATGTTGTTACCATTTATGATTAAGTTTTTGATGTCCTCTGTTTGAGaatgttaataaaaataatgatcatGTAAAGCAAATGCGTCTTGTATTAAAAGTAAGATGTCTTCAGTGTAGTTGCAGTTGCAAGTAGAGATCCCATGatacatatgcaaaaatcatgcaaatgatatgtaaattatatgtaaatattatgcaaatcaatatgcaaattagccaccaCCCTATTtcaaaatcctggggagaacactgtgcACAAAAGTAAAGTGTGACTTGACTTGAAAGTACTGGGCACTGAAGGGAATACAAGGCTTCTGAAAGGTctgtaatgctaacttttgatgatttttggcctgcggccatattggattgtatcatgaaGACATTTGACATGCTTATGTTAGTCATGGAGTGTTGTCCTTGTGCCACATATAAAAGACAACTGTCAAGGCATGGTTTAGTAATGGCTCTGAATATAtagggagtaatccttgtacaaagtttgaaagaaactgctccaggcatctctgagtaATATGCGTGAACtgacacacggacatgaccaaatctgTAAGTCTCCCACACTTTGTCCATGGAGATTAAAATTAAACTGCAAGCAAGTGCATATTTCAAAGTGAAATCACACATAATGTCTTAATTTGCACTGTCATTACAATGCATTTATTTTGAGATATGTATACAGAACACTGCATTAGGCACAGTGCATGATTTTGCATTCTAGAAAATGATTACTGCATATAACCTATGCCAATATCACTCCTTGATCAGTGAATAGACAGTAGGCTCTGTTCTGCTGTACTGTCTATGGTCTGAGGTACCAAATGAGTTATCTGAAGTGTGACACAAAACCCATTTTTTGGCTAAAGACCAGTGCATTTGCTATTCTACTGGGCCACCATACCAATAAATACTGGTATAATAACATGATCCGATAAAGAATGGGTGTTGTAACCATTCCATGGGAGTACAGAATTGGCTTTACCTTGACACCAGTCAAGGAACCAATCAATGCAAATTATGCTTGCTCACCTCTGCCTGTACTAATAATGACAACCAGTGCTTGCACaagtttttctttcaaacttgcgTTTACATCTCTACAAAAAGGGTTATGCCATTAACAATGTGAATGATAATGTTAATTTGTGACATTTCATGATGCTGAGATCATTATTGCAAATCACAAACTATGGTAGGCATACTCACAAAATaaacattaagtgtgaaaaaataTTACCTAGCTAATAAAGAAACAATGGCAGAAACTGAATAATGATGAATTGATTGAATCTTTAATCTATCACCAGAAATCAGTTGAAATGCTTTTAATTTTACTATGGCAGTATAAGGTGACAACTTACTTGGAGAGCTCCGATGGCTGCACTCTGAAATCGGAGATCTGTCTTGAAGTCCTGGGCAATTTCACGGACCAACCTCTGAAATGGTAATTTACGGATCAGAAGTTCTGTTGACTTTTGGTAGCGACGGATTTCTCTCAAAGCGACAGTACCAGGCCTGTAACGATGGGGCTTCTTTACACCTCCTGTTGATGGTGCACTCTTACGGGCAGCTTTTGTCGCCAACTGCTTACGTGGGGCTTTCCCACCAGTTGATTTACGAGCAGTTTGTTTTGTACGAGccattttttaccttctgaaacaAAAAAGGAGAATAAGTAAGTTTAACACAAAACtgttcaatttattttgattgtcaACAAAACACACCCGAAACTTGTAAGGGATGGTTACACGAAGGAACTTCACGTTTCCTCCAAAGGAACGTTTACACAACCTTGCCAATGAATGAATTTCATCACATACAATTTCTTCTTcacacaaaatttaaaaatacagtttgtattatgtgcatttTACATAATTACTTTCATCCGAATTTTAGACCGAAGTTCAAGATTACGGAAGGACACTATCCCAACGTTTTGAATGCTGTAGTGGTGCACTGACTGAGGAGTGAGGTGCTACATGCTATGGCCAGTTTTAGTAATGGTAATACGACATCAAAGATACACGGACGGGATCCACtaaatgtcaaaaaataattgaatttgaaaattttgttagCTTCAAAATTGCAAAgtaaaaacaataaattctTGCTAACTGACAGTAATCATCAAAACAGAGCGTATGTCCGAAAATCGCACACCAAACTGCTACCACACATGTAAACAtgaattcaatatggccgccgtcaTCAACAAGCTCAGCGCACTTACACTCTGCAACGGTCAAAATGGAGATAATCTACACGTACATGGAGAGTTGTCGATGCGCAGACCCGACAAAATCAGCCTTCGATGTGGGGGAAATGTTTGAAGGTTTCAACAGAACAATCACACCCGTAAAAATATAGAATTCAAGCGAGACCAATCCTCGAAATGCGGAAGTGAAAATATCGCTTTAATGACAGACGCACCGACAGACACGACTACGAAACCAAAAATTCAGACCAAAATGGTGCGCGGCGTCACAAAGGGTATGTGCGCCAACAAAAGGAtagttaattttaaaatgaccTCAAATGTACTGCATAATTTTAGCGCTGACTACGCACTGTATGAAACGAAGCCATATCTGACAAATTTGATCGACATACGACCCgtgaaaatactctaacagATGACAAATTCTGGGCAAATCATCACAGAGAAGATATCACTGGGGTTTTTATCTAACAAACAAGACAAATTTTAGGTTCTAACAAGGCTAAAATGTCGATTATTTACCTTTTTCTGAGACGCGATGAAATACTCTGCTTTTCTCCTGAAGGAAGCCTCGATTTGAATGTGTGATACTGGTTACCTCCCATGATGCAATAAGCTTTGCAGATGCCTTGCTCGTACGAATAcgttaaatataaaaatacgaAATGTATAATGTTGTGATTAACTAGCATCATTTTGTGGTCACAAATATGTgaatttctttatttatataGTAATAtctaaaatttgtcaatttttttgcttATATTTGCAGGATTGTTTACCTAATATTTAAATTTCTTCGCACGAGGTTGCAGCCATTTCCGGGTTTTCCTGTGCGCGCAAGACTGACTCAGACTCACGGAATGCATTACACACCATGTCGTGATGTAGATCTACTGCAGTTACTCTCGTGATAGTAGAAGGGAATTCAAGAATTGATGTAGCCAGACCATGGCTAATCAGTGCTTCATATGCGCCACACAGTTTAGTTTTCTGAAGAAAGAGGTGAGCGTTCGGAAACATGTCTGTGAATCTTCAATCAACATGCCCAACTCGCCAGACTCTGTAGATAGGGATTTTGTACGGTCATGTGTCGAGAAACTTTTCTGAACGTTCAAACACACATGtcattttttcaatttgttaaaaaatagtTGTCATTCGCCACATTTCGGCATTCATCCGTTATTTGGTATTGGAATttcaatttacatatcaaactTTCGTTACGATTGACTTTAAAAGTAAAGGAAAACAGctatgtatactgtacaatgcaTGATGCAGTTGTAGGTCACTAGGTCAGGTGTCGAAGATGTATCAGAACTTGTGTATTGACCTTTGTGAGTAAAATGAAGACATGATAAATACGAATCACCGAAGTTAGTGATTAGTAATTTTTGGatgattttgttttatgtattcttgttctacattcttgttctactcactTGAAGGGTGATGAAAAGTACAGCACAGCCAcatgtgtacagtcagcattgttattgtttataattgaattaaagtccggactaaaattcatttgtcatcaataacaattatTACGGTATTTACACATGCATATACAGAGTATTTGTCAAACAGAATTTTGTTATTCTAGCATGCGGtggggagtaaaacaagaaactgcagtcgaCACACAAAGCATACTTGATAGCCCAAAAGGTACAGCTAAATGTCCATTTTGTACAAATATGTTACAAGTAATTGTGTCTAGTTTTCCTGACAAGTGAGGGAACTCATCTTGTTTCCATTTTTCCAAACCTCTCTTATatagctgtaatgtttaccttcatttatagTTTGGCTTTTAATTGTACAGAGAGCACTACTGTTTGTCAAGAAACTTATCACAGCCcaaaagtcaatatttaacaacacttacatatacatatacatattacaGATATAGCAAATTTTGTAATAGTTTACCTGTAAACTACCATGAGAAGCGTAATAATAacttgggtgaaattccaatatcatatttgttgtccacatctggactttcaaacaccctatttgaatcaagaacatttgtatcaattgtcaaactctTATATAAAAGCACGGATTTAGTAGTTTTGCATATTACTATTCatatagactccaatgtatagtgagtCAACATTTTTggggaaattccaaaatcaaattacatATAATGCAATTacagttatgtcaattatccaacgACGTCTATATATGCACTAGTACAgcaagttttatattggaaaaaaattattcacagttttgtcatagactaccattaatagtgaatcaacattttcggtgaagtccaatataaaatttcttataTACATGTGCACTTGAAACCACCTTATACTAATCTAGTACATTTAtattaattatcaaatgtctataaatacacagatattgctagttttatattggaaaaaaattgttcatagttttctcatagactgccgtgtatagtgaatcaacattatcgatgaaatccaaaaatcagttttttttatgcacatgcactttttacctgccacttcaagcagaGTAtattacagcttatgtccctaaGTTTaaatgcagggctcgaaattagcagtagtcccgcgtccacagactaccaacttttctctggggctaccaaagtccatgaaatggtagcccacatggactacgAAATCTAGCCTTGGACCTGAATTTCAGTcatcactttgggacgagctaaatgcagtaaAACCCAAGCTGGACACAGAAATTTGTGACTTTGTGAAGTAAATTATGAAGACGACCGGACGTGCGATGGAACTTTGcaagaaagtttcaatatctgaactgacgtaattgaatgtacttgaatgacaagcacaggaaatgatggccaatgaaaacttatttttgttgcattttgatcataaagtaTCAATCACAATTGCATGGAAATaattatcttgttcacattggcacccaactgaaatttgggccgacgcaaagtaATTGGtcttttgggattaaatttggtccgtgtccacacttaccggtaccagaattagggccgacgtaactttaccttcctttgtgacctctgacctgtcaaagttcaaaatggcgcatttgaatatggcacgctgtttctactgttcatgattttcctgtgtttctgcgcacaagaagggcaatatgactaccactcacccttttaatcatcggagagatcttcactatttttggatgagcatatggtatatataagaccgcggtggagaaataaccagtgcgcggcatttttgacatgcctctctagtctattacgtgcactgtggaatcgaatgacatggtctcgtttgcggaacaaaggttggtgggaagttctgcgtacatgggatgatattaaaatgtaaagactggattgaaaactttcgataggtgtaaactttagtttcaaacgtcgtttgttttgtgcgaatagggtgactagttcaacttcgatccatggcagaggcctggtcaactgggaccagggccgacgcaacgtgtccacactggcgatttgcgtcggaccaaattttgagtcggccctgagtcggccctgaaccccccccttctcaccgggaccaaactgtgtcggcccagggccgactcagcgtgtccacattggttttttacgttGGCCTAGGCCGACGCAACTTCGTCAATCTGAACAGGCCATATGTCTGCTCCTGCAGAAaaggccatggtctatttttagcctgctacagtatgtctcagtgctgaaaaggtcgtattgttgtcatgacgactgtCAAAAGTTGCATACAAATCTGAGAATGAACGGGTTGTAagtaggtcaccaaacttttgagtatcactatcgTCCATTATTTCCTTTAGTTTTAAAGGtttgcaagtattcacatcaaacgactagaaaattcacttcatgggtagaatcttgaaaaatagcatTTTCTTGTCTGTTAACGAAAAagatatccctgaactaaaatatgcatgggctaccagccattgtcagtgGGCTACcaagaaaatggtagcccaagtggactaccagggaaaaaagttaattttgagccctgaaatgaattatcaaacatatatcaaTGTACagatacagatttttttttatggGAAAAATATTAACAGTTTGCTGAATAAACTCCAGTGTATcaagatttgatattttttgacgAAGCACTAGAAAGGCCACATTTTGTCTGTTAATAGTTGTGCAAAGAATGGTGACCTCCCCAAAAGGCATGCACGAAATATGCCCCTTCATAAATGCTTGCACAAAACATTTGCGGCGCACCTATAATTTCTGTCCCATCCCTTTGAGAGGGGGatatcaaaattatagcaagtcagaaaagGGGATTTgaatgcattgttattttgtTAGGGGTATCTGAAAAAATCTGTGAACTGTTTTGGATTATCTCTCccctcccccacccccaccaccaccaccaaggTGTTTATGAATACAGCCTAAGGAAAACGAATAATTgttggtgatttttttggttGTGAAAGCAGATTTTGCATTAAAGAACTTTAATACATTTCCTTGTGCTTGGTTTGATAGTTTGCCTTAAAATAGGCAAACTGATTCTGTAATACTACATTTACAATGCTGAAGGTGTACTTTTTTCTATGGGATATAAAGTTTCTGGCAAGTTGACTCCAATTCAAGTCAATTCAACCACACATCCCTGGTCAGTTAAACCCCAAACTCCAGACAACCCAACCCTAAAATATGATACCTGAGTGCCTTGAACATTCTTAGAGAAGGGGGCCATCGGAACTGCACatgtgtgactttcttgtttacaaacaatgtatttgatGCATGATATccagatgcatcacgtcaacatagctgcaacatttaaattttacgatactcatcattaacaaacatgttttcactttcatcaatcgccaatgtaccctagatacagtgtttacatcagtCGTCGCGGTctctggcaacctttgagcagaatTCTGATGACCTCTCtttttaaatatcaaagttatgtACAAATATTCTCAACCCACGAGTCAATGTTACacacatatgcaaatatattcaTGTTGCAGTGTCTTCATGTTCATTCTCTGTAACATTGTAAACTAATGAACCAGTAGACGTTACTTACAGGCCTACTTTTGGCTACACAGTGCAAACAGTTTTGCAGAACAGAAAGGTCAACAATACTACTGTAACTAGGAATGATTGTAATTGTATGGAAGGCAAAGACT includes the following:
- the LOC139150314 gene encoding histone H3.3A codes for the protein MARTKQTARKSTGGKAPRKQLATKAARKSAPSTGGVKKPHRYRPGTVALREIRRYQKSTELLIRKLPFQRLVREIAQDFKTDLRFQSAAIGALQEASEAYLVGLFEDTNLCAIHAKRVTIMPKDIQLARRIRGERA